GACGCTAAAGTATTAGTGACTTACGGCGGTGGTTCAATTAAGTCAAATGGTGTATATGACCAAGTTGTAGCTGCATTGTCTGAACATAACTGGGTTGAGTTTTCAGGTATCGAACCAAACCCAACTTATGACCAATTAATTAAAGCTGTCGATGTTATTAATGAGCACAATGTTGATTACATTCTTGCAGTCGGTGGTGGTTCTGTTGTTGATGGCAGCAAATTCATTGCAGCTGCAGCTGTATTTGAAGGCGATGATGCTTGGGATATCCTAAGTAAATACGCACCAATTACTAAAGCATTACCATTGGGTGCAGTATTAACGTTACCAGCAACGGGTTCAGAGTCAAATGGTGGTGCTGTTATTACACGTGATGGCAGCAAGTTATCATTTGGTAGTCCATTAGTACGTCCAACGTTTGCGATTTTAGATCCAGCAGTGAGCTTAAGCTTATCTGATCGTCAAATCAGTAATGGTGTTGTTGATGCATTTGTTCATATTATGGAACAATACATGACGTATAGCATTAACGCGAAAGTACAAGACCGTTTTTCTGAAGGGTTATTGCTGACGCTTATCGAAGAAGGGCCAAAAGCATTAAAACCTGAGACTAAAGACGATTTAGAGATCCGCGGTAATATTATGTGGTCGGCAACGATGGCGTTAAACGGTCTTATTGGTGCTGGCGTACCACATGATTGGGCAACACATATGATTGGTCATGAATTAACTGCCGCCCACGGTGTTGATCATGCGCGTAGTTTATCAATCGTGTTACCTGCAGTAATGAAAGTACTACGTGAAGACAAGCGCAGTAAATTACTGCAATATGCTGAACGTGTCTGGAATATTACAGTTGCCGATGAAGATGAAAAAATCGATCAAGCGATAGCAAAAACAGAAGCATTTTTTAAAGCAATGGAAGTTCCAACAAGGCTTACGGATGCAGGTATTACGTTTAATGATATTGACAACTTAATTGCTAAATTAGAGAAACACGGCATGGTGGCATTGGGTGAGCGTAAAAATATCACTTTGGAAGTAAGCCGTCAGATTTTAGAAGTTGCATTATAAATGCTTATTATGGTCACTTTATTTAAATAGTTAACTAGCAGTAAATAACGCATTAATAGAAAAGGTTGGAATGATTATTCATTTCAGCCTTTTTTTTATTACAAAATGACGATTAGCCATTTATTAGTCCCAGTGTCATACTTTTTTAATTCAACGATGCTATAACTAAATGATATTGTTCTTATTAAATAATCTTATCGTGTTGTTATCGAAACTTAAGGAAGAGTAATGGCTGATTTAGAATGGATGTTAGGTGTAATTATGTTATCGGGATTTTTACTTGCCGCTATCGCGAGATTCAATTTACACTATTATTTACAGCATAAAAAAATATTGACGAGCGTGGATAGAGAACAAGCCCAAGTGCAATTAAAAAACACAACGCCCGAAGTTATTTTAGATAATGGTGTTCATCAATTATTTAAATATTTTATTGCTGGCATGATTATTTTTCTAGTTGGTAGCGCCACACTAGTCGATCACGGTGCTTTAAAAGCGTTGGTCTCTTTATTTTTTGATTCGGTATAATGTTTTGTTGATTTAAGCGCTAACGATCGTAACCTGAATTCGTTGGTATTTGCTGTAATACTTGTTGCTGCTCTTTATCGTGTTTTTTATGTAGCGCGGCAATAAGTTCCAGATCTAACTTCGCATAGAACATATCTTCTTCGGCTTGGCCTTTCTGGCGCATCGTTTCGTTAAACACTGACATATTGATTACCTCTAATAACCTGCATATTAATAATTTTAGTTGATTTTAGACAGAAGCGTTATTAGAGGTAGAGCTGATAATTGAACGTTATTTATTAAGCGGCTTGTTTACTTTGCTTTAGAATCTTTAAAACGTCTGATAAAGACGCGCTTACAGTATGACCCAATGTTAAAACTTCAGCACTGGGTTGCACGAGATCTGGGATTTGAAATGTTTGCATATTAGCGCTTACGGCAGATAAAACGCCGTTATTGGAATCTTCAAAGGCTAAACATTGTTCCGGCTGAATATTTAAACGACCTGCTGCAAGCAAGTAAATTTCTGGGTCGGGTTTGCCATTCTTAACTTCGCATCCTGTTGTCAAATTATCAAAAAAGTGGTCTAAGCCAGCAAGCTTTAATTTGATTGTTGCAACATCTTGTTGTGTTGACGTCGCAACCGCAGTAGGAATATTATTATTTTTTAACCAAGTGAGTAACTCAACAACACCGTCTTTAACAGGAATAGCTTGATGTTTAACGACGGCGTTGTAACGTATACGCCATGCATCATGAAGTACTGGATAATCTAAATCACTGCCGTAACCAGCACGGATTACTTTTTCTATGCCTTGAGAATTACGACCGATAATATCGAGATAAACATTTTCTAAAAATGGAATCGATAATGATGCACATGCTTCTTCAAAGATCCCTTTGCAAACACGCTCTGTGTCGAGAAGAAGTCCATCCATATCAAAAATAGCTGCTTGGTAATTCACTTTATGTATCCTATATTGATGACAACTTATTTAATGAAATGAGTATAACAAATCTAACCGTGATAATTAAGTTTACATACTGTTTGTACTACCTATAAAGTATCGATAATATCGTAATGGACTAGAACTATATTAACAATTTGAATGATAGGGAATCTATGAAAGGTTTAATGAGTGGTTTATGTTTGGCGCTCTTAGTTGCTGGTAATGTATCAGCAACTGAATCCAAACCAGTGACGGTTGAAGTATTAGCTAAGTCGACAACTAGCTGGGATGGTTCTATGCTTCCGAGTTACCCAAAGGGTAAGCCGGAAGTTACGATCTTAAAAATTGATATTGCACCTGGTGTTAAGTTGCCTTTGCATGAGCATCCGGTGATTAATGCTGGTTATTTAGTGAGTGGTGAATTAACTGTTGTAACTCAAGACGGTGAGGTTTTGGAGCTTAAAGCAGGCGATACGCTTGTTGAAGTTATCAACAAATGGCATTACGGAATAAATAAAGGTGATGTACCAGCTGAAATTGTTGTTTTTTATGCTGGCGTTGAAGGGGAGCCTTTAACAATTAAGCATAAATAATTAGAGTTAAAGGCTAGGTTTTTTATCCTAGCCTTTTGATAAATTAATGTCTTATTATCTTTTTTTAAATGAAGGCTTCAAGCTAAGCATACATAGGAACAAGAACCATAGTACCTGCGATAACGGTAATTAGACCTGCTAATACGGGTACTGACGTTCGCTTAACAACTTCAAATGGACTGACTTTTCCCATACCACTTGTCGCTACAATGACACCCGCTACCGGAGACACAGTACGACCGAGGTTCGATGCTTGTAACATCGGGATAATTAAGAACGCTGGGTTTAAGCCCATTTTACCGGCCAGTGTAGGAGCAAGTTCAACAAATGCATAGAAAGGGGCGTTGCCTGAGCCTGTTGCTATTGCTGCAGCTACAGTGAGACCTGTTAAAATGAGCATTAATGCAAATCCGCCTGCACCAGCTGCCTCCGCAAGGCCGATTAAATTATCAATAGCACCAATCGACATCAAGCCCTGTGCAAAGACACCTGCAGCAACTAATAGCATGACGACACCTTTAAAAGCATTTGCCATCCCTTCATAGCAAGACTCTAAGTCTTCTAAGGTTGCCTTCCCATCTAACCGTTTAGTGATAAAGTCGATAACAGCACTAATGAAAATGGAAAAAACTACGATAGTGTAGATATCAAGTTCTAGCCCTTTAATTGTTGAGCCATTAAATACAAAAACACCTATGATAGGTAGGAATGGTAGGATGGAATAATAACCCGGCGCAGTTACTGTTATTTCTGATATGTCAGTTTTTACCATTGGCGTGTTTTCTTTTTTGTCTAAATAACGATTCCATAAAAATGCCGCAGCTGCCATCACTAGGATGGCACAAATAGATACGGGTAGTACGGTTTCAACAGAAAACACATGTAGTGGTAATCCTGATTTTTCTGCGGCTACAACAACATCGCCAGATGTTGGTGACAAAATAATAGCAGCAGGAGATGCACAAACAGCAACAGCAGCTGGTCGAGATATTCCCATTGCTGTCATCATTGGGAATAAGGTAGCCATAAGTAATACACCAAGTCCTGTTGCAGAGCTTACCGCCAGTGACATTAAGCAGGCAACTATGTAAGCGGCAACAAGGAGGGTGTAAGGAGATTTGATAAGTGATAATGGTTTTGAAAATTGTTTAACAACAACATTGTTGGCATCAATTTTTGTCATGTAAGATGCAAAACCACATAACAACATGATTTGCATCCCTAAGCCGCCTCCACGATATTGCAGCATATATTTAACAAATTCTAATGAGTCTGTAATGGTATTCCCTGTGCTTGTTATACTTGAAGGGAGAATTTGCTTGCCAAGTAAGCCTGTTATGATAAGTAGTGTAATACCAGCTGTGAGTAATACTCCCGCTGCCTTGTATTCTTTGACGATGAAGTAACCGACACCGACAGTCACGATTAAACCAATGAATAACTCTAACATTGAAACCTCTTTATTGTATTCAAATGCGTAATTAACAGTATTTTAACCTTTAAAATAATGTTTCCTTTGCAGCTGAATGTACCTATAAAGAGATGTTGTCGCGATAGCTAACACAACTATTCATGATCTAAATCAGGGTTTAATAAACTCTCAAAGGATAGTTTGAGCCAGATCAATTCGTTGATTTTACAGACTCATTAGCTTCGGTTAAAATTAGTGCATTAATCAAATAGGCTATATGGAATAAACATGACTAAAGCTAAAATCGGTATTGTGACAGTAAGTGATAGAGCCAGTGCTGGCATATATGAAGATCTTTCTGGTAAAGCCATTATCTCTGTATTGAATGAGTACCTGATTTCTGAGTGGGAACCTGTTTATGAAGTTATTCCAGATGAGCAAGATGTGATTGAAGCAACATTGATCAAAATGGCCGATGAGCAAAACTGCAGTTTGATTGTTACTACAGGTGGCACAGGCCCTGCTAAGCGTGACGTAACGCCAGAAGCGACAGAAGCTGTTTGTGATCGTATGATGCCTGGATTTGGCGAGTTAATGCGTGCAGAATCGCTAAAATTTGTTCCAACTGCAATTCTTTCTCGTCAAACGGCAGGATTACGTGCAGATTCATTAATCGTTAACTTGCCGGGTAAACCAAAATCAATCCGGGAATGTTTAGATGCTGTATTTCCAGCGATCCCTTATTGTATTGATTTGATGGATGGCCCTTTTCTTGAATGTGATGAGTCGGTGGTTAAACCGTTCCGCCCAAAAGCGAAATAATAGACCATTTATTCAACCTCCCAATGAAAGTCGACGATTAGCTGTCGCTAATCGCCTGTAATGTTTTTTAGTGTAAGGGGTTTAGCTTTTTTTGCATCTTGAACTAATTTTGTAGTGATACCAATCATAATAAATATAGGATCACTTCATGGCCGCAAATCCATCTACTCAATATTTAAAGATAAAACAAAGACACCCACAGTTGATTAGTGCTGTCGAATCTCTTGGTAAAGTGGCAAAACAGGAAGGACCAATAGATGAAAAAACCGCACAGTTAATTCAATTAGCTGCCGCTGCAGCCATTCGTTCTGAAGGTGCTGTTCATAGCCATGCCAAAAGGGCACTTGAAGCTGGCGTAAGCGTTGATGAAATTCGCCATGCATTACTGCTGCTCACAAGCACATTGGGTTTTCCTTGCGTTATGGCTGCAATGAGTTGGGCAGATGAAAAGTTATAGTCTAAACCTATAGATTACGCATTACCTTGTGAATGACATTATCTACATCAATTTTAATATGCTGTGATGCGTCTTGGGCATAGGCGTTGATATTTTTGTATAGCTCACCAATCATTGTTATGCCGCTGCATTGAATCGTGAGGACTATATTGGCGGTGATGATGTCTATCACCGCTTGTTCATCAGAATTTGATTTAAGTGCATCGATCTCTTGTTGCCAGTTTGATTGACCTTTTATTTTAGCTAATGTACTTTCTGAGCTTGTTAATAACGTGCCGCAAATCCTCATGACTTAAAGTTCCTCTGGTCGTTGATAGGAATTATTTAGCGTGTTTTTAATGTCTTAATTTACCTTGCCTAGCATGTTCATGATGATAACCACTACCAGATTTATGAAAACCACAACTGATAATTGTTGGTTGTACTAATCCTATTAAATCTGATGTTTTCATTTTAATAGTTTCAGCATGATCGCCAGCATTAAAACTTACTTCCTCTTGTTTCACTAGTTCTTCTGACATATAAACAGGCATGTTAAACAAATGACCAAATGGAGGCATTGCACCTGTTTCACAATCAGGAAACATACTACTGAACTGGTGTTCATAGGCTAAGTTAACGTAACGAGCGCCAATAGAAAAAGCAATATTATCGAAGTCAATGAGGTAAGGGGCGGGCATAACAATCATAACAAGCTTAGTATCAGCTGTTATTATGACAGTTTTAGCAAAAGACATACCGTTAGTCTTGCTAAATTCAGCAACATGCTGAGCAGTATAGCCGGGTGGGTGATGATCACTTTGGTAGTTTATATAAGCCTGATCTAAATAATGGGTGATTTTTCGCATGAGCATAATCAACCTCCCTAGCGGTTAATGCGCTAATACATTTATCAAGAATGTTTAGGAGCTTTAATTATAGTTGTTAATTATTTTAATGACGGGTTACGAGATAAGCTCAGTAAAAGAAATCATGACGTATTGACTGGTGGGTGGTGAATAGAAAAAGGGTAAAATGCATAAACATTTTACCCTTTAGTATTTACATATTTAACTTAGGCAATATAGTGCGTTAATGCTTAACGTTTGTTACTGCGTTTAGCTTGCTGGCCTTGACCACCTTTATTTGCTGACTTGTTAGCGCTTGGACGGTTGCCTGATGGCTTCTTGAATCCACCACCTTTAACACTACCATTCGCATTCTTACTGCCGTTGGTGCTGTTATTGCCACCTACAGTGGGTTTTTTACGGTTAGGTTTGTTACCGCCTTTATTACCGTTTTCGTTAATGCCAACACCTTCTTGTGGAGCAAGACCTGTGTGTTTAGTTAACGCATTAGTGAACTGCTTAGTACCTGGTTGAGCACGTTGTTGTTTAACACCTTTATTACTGGTATTCGGCTTACCCTTACTGTTAGCACCACCTTTACCAAGATGTGGTTTTGTATTGCTGCGTTGTGCTTGTTTTTCGGCCAAACTTTCTGGTGGTACTAGATGTTTTGGACCGCGACCAATTAAATGACGATTACCCGTTTTGAGCAGGTATTCGCGAATCATTGGCCAGTTAGCTGGATCGTGGTAACGTAAAAGCGCTTTGTGCAGACGACGTTGACGTGCGCCTTTTGGCACAACCACTTTTCCATCTGTTTCACGTACTTTATGTAATGAGTTAAGCTCTGTGTGATACACGGCTGTTGCATTAGCAAGTGGTGAAGGGTAGAAGTTTTGTACTTGATCAAGCTTAAACTTATACTGTTTTAACCATAAGGCTAAAGTAAGCATGTCTTTGTCATTAGTCCCTGGGTGTGCAGAGATAAAGTAAGGAATAAGGTATTGTTTCTTGCCAGCTTCAGCAGAGAAACGATCAAACATTTCTTTAAACTTATCGTACGTGCCCATACCTGGCTTCATCATGATATCAAGTGGTGACTTTTCGGTATGCTCAGGCGCAATTTTCAAGTAACCACCGACATGATGTTCTACTAATTCTTTCACGTAACGTGGATCTTCAATCGCTAAATCATAGCGTACGCCTGATGCAATCAAGATCTTTTTAATACCCGGAACTTTACGTGCGCGACGGTAGAGATCGATGGTAGGTGTATGGTCTGTGTCCATGTGCGTACAAATTGCTGGAAAGATACACGAAAGGCGGCGACAAGTTGCTTCCGCTTTTGCACTCATACAGCCCAGCTTATACATGTTTGCTGTTGGTCCACCAAGGTCGGAAATAACACCGGTAAAACCAGGCACTTTATCGCGGATTGCTTCCATTTCTTTGACAATAGAGTCTTCCGAACGACTTTGAATTACACGTCCTTCATGTTCTGTAATTGAGCAGAAAGAACAACCGCCAAAACAGCCACGCATAATATTGATCGATGTTTTGATCATATCGTATGCAGGGATCTTCTCATCACCATAACTTGGATGTGGCAGACGCGCGTATTCTAAATCGAATACACCATCCATCTCACCTTCTGCTAGTGGAGTTGCTGGTGGATTTAACCATACTTCACGCGCACCGTGTTTTTGGATCAATGCACGAGATGAAACAGGGTTTGTTTCTTGATGGAATACACGTGACGTATGTGCGTATAACATTTTGTCTTTTTTCACTGTTTCCATGTCAGGCAGGCGAATATAAGTTTCGTGCCAAGGCATCTGCTTAGGCGCTTGCATTACGATAGGTTTCGCCACATCAGCATCAGAATTATCAATCACTTGTTCATTATCTTGTTTAGAACAGGTTTCATCAATTTCAGTGTAAGGGCTGATAATTGGTTCAATCTTGCCTGGAGTATCGAGTGTTCGTGAGTCAATACCTTTCCAAGTTGGTAGTGGTTCTTTTAGCATCACGCCTGTACCACGAACATCTTGAATGTCTTTAATTGATTCGCCACTTGCAAGACGATGTGCCACTTGGATTAAGGGGCGTTCTGCATTACCGTAAATCAGCATATCGGCTTTTGAGTCAGGTAGCACTGAACCACGTACTTTATCTGACCAATAATCATAGTGCGCAATACGGCGTAAACTGGCTTCAATACCACCAATAACGACAGGTACATCTTTAAATGCTTGCTTACAGCGTTGAGTGTAAACTAATACGGCACGGTCAGGACGTTTTCCGCCGATGTCACCTGGTGTATAAGCATC
This Moritella sp. 5 DNA region includes the following protein-coding sequences:
- a CDS encoding iron-containing alcohol dehydrogenase, whose product is MLNFTFQNPTRIHFGDDQIKAISKEIPIDAKVLVTYGGGSIKSNGVYDQVVAALSEHNWVEFSGIEPNPTYDQLIKAVDVINEHNVDYILAVGGGSVVDGSKFIAAAAVFEGDDAWDILSKYAPITKALPLGAVLTLPATGSESNGGAVITRDGSKLSFGSPLVRPTFAILDPAVSLSLSDRQISNGVVDAFVHIMEQYMTYSINAKVQDRFSEGLLLTLIEEGPKALKPETKDDLEIRGNIMWSATMALNGLIGAGVPHDWATHMIGHELTAAHGVDHARSLSIVLPAVMKVLREDKRSKLLQYAERVWNITVADEDEKIDQAIAKTEAFFKAMEVPTRLTDAGITFNDIDNLIAKLEKHGMVALGERKNITLEVSRQILEVAL
- a CDS encoding YgiQ family radical SAM protein; its protein translation is MQTAKDLFSYPKFQNRVTKPAPFLPMTRAEMDKLGWDSCDVIVVTGDAYIDHPSFGMAIIGRTLEAQGFRVGIISQPDWESAEPFKELGRPNLFFGVTSGNMDSMINRYTSDLKLRHDDAYTPGDIGGKRPDRAVLVYTQRCKQAFKDVPVVIGGIEASLRRIAHYDYWSDKVRGSVLPDSKADMLIYGNAERPLIQVAHRLASGESIKDIQDVRGTGVMLKEPLPTWKGIDSRTLDTPGKIEPIISPYTEIDETCSKQDNEQVIDNSDADVAKPIVMQAPKQMPWHETYIRLPDMETVKKDKMLYAHTSRVFHQETNPVSSRALIQKHGAREVWLNPPATPLAEGEMDGVFDLEYARLPHPSYGDEKIPAYDMIKTSINIMRGCFGGCSFCSITEHEGRVIQSRSEDSIVKEMEAIRDKVPGFTGVISDLGGPTANMYKLGCMSAKAEATCRRLSCIFPAICTHMDTDHTPTIDLYRRARKVPGIKKILIASGVRYDLAIEDPRYVKELVEHHVGGYLKIAPEHTEKSPLDIMMKPGMGTYDKFKEMFDRFSAEAGKKQYLIPYFISAHPGTNDKDMLTLALWLKQYKFKLDQVQNFYPSPLANATAVYHTELNSLHKVRETDGKVVVPKGARQRRLHKALLRYHDPANWPMIREYLLKTGNRHLIGRGPKHLVPPESLAEKQAQRSNTKPHLGKGGANSKGKPNTSNKGVKQQRAQPGTKQFTNALTKHTGLAPQEGVGINENGNKGGNKPNRKKPTVGGNNSTNGSKNANGSVKGGGFKKPSGNRPSANKSANKGGQGQQAKRSNKR
- the dcuC gene encoding anaerobic C4-dicarboxylate transporter DcuC, which encodes MLELFIGLIVTVGVGYFIVKEYKAAGVLLTAGITLLIITGLLGKQILPSSITSTGNTITDSLEFVKYMLQYRGGGLGMQIMLLCGFASYMTKIDANNVVVKQFSKPLSLIKSPYTLLVAAYIVACLMSLAVSSATGLGVLLMATLFPMMTAMGISRPAAVAVCASPAAIILSPTSGDVVVAAEKSGLPLHVFSVETVLPVSICAILVMAAAAFLWNRYLDKKENTPMVKTDISEITVTAPGYYSILPFLPIIGVFVFNGSTIKGLELDIYTIVVFSIFISAVIDFITKRLDGKATLEDLESCYEGMANAFKGVVMLLVAAGVFAQGLMSIGAIDNLIGLAEAAGAGGFALMLILTGLTVAAAIATGSGNAPFYAFVELAPTLAGKMGLNPAFLIIPMLQASNLGRTVSPVAGVIVATSGMGKVSPFEVVKRTSVPVLAGLITVIAGTMVLVPMYA
- a CDS encoding HAD family phosphatase; this translates as MNYQAAIFDMDGLLLDTERVCKGIFEEACASLSIPFLENVYLDIIGRNSQGIEKVIRAGYGSDLDYPVLHDAWRIRYNAVVKHQAIPVKDGVVELLTWLKNNNIPTAVATSTQQDVATIKLKLAGLDHFFDNLTTGCEVKNGKPDPEIYLLAAGRLNIQPEQCLAFEDSNNGVLSAVSANMQTFQIPDLVQPSAEVLTLGHTVSASLSDVLKILKQSKQAA
- a CDS encoding cupin domain-containing protein, producing the protein MKGLMSGLCLALLVAGNVSATESKPVTVEVLAKSTTSWDGSMLPSYPKGKPEVTILKIDIAPGVKLPLHEHPVINAGYLVSGELTVVTQDGEVLELKAGDTLVEVINKWHYGINKGDVPAEIVVFYAGVEGEPLTIKHK
- the mog gene encoding molybdopterin adenylyltransferase, producing the protein MTKAKIGIVTVSDRASAGIYEDLSGKAIISVLNEYLISEWEPVYEVIPDEQDVIEATLIKMADEQNCSLIVTTGGTGPAKRDVTPEATEAVCDRMMPGFGELMRAESLKFVPTAILSRQTAGLRADSLIVNLPGKPKSIRECLDAVFPAIPYCIDLMDGPFLECDESVVKPFRPKAK
- a CDS encoding carboxymuconolactone decarboxylase family protein, whose product is MAANPSTQYLKIKQRHPQLISAVESLGKVAKQEGPIDEKTAQLIQLAAAAAIRSEGAVHSHAKRALEAGVSVDEIRHALLLLTSTLGFPCVMAAMSWADEKL
- a CDS encoding aminoacyl-tRNA deacylase, with the protein product MLMRKITHYLDQAYINYQSDHHPPGYTAQHVAEFSKTNGMSFAKTVIITADTKLVMIVMPAPYLIDFDNIAFSIGARYVNLAYEHQFSSMFPDCETGAMPPFGHLFNMPVYMSEELVKQEEVSFNAGDHAETIKMKTSDLIGLVQPTIISCGFHKSGSGYHHEHARQGKLRH